The genomic segment GTCAAATCtacaaaagacagacaggacacaGTTAATAGGTCAGACAAATGCACATTCAGGTAAAACACCTCATATCATAAATTAACTCTTCAACCAAGCAATGTCTCATATCTTTATGTTTTCTGTTTCCACACTAGGTACGCCTAGTACCTCAACTGCCACACCTACGCTCTAGGTATTGGCTACAATGGCAGTCTATCCCCTCCCTCAGTCAACCCTCCTAATACCTTGATCAGCTCTTTTGTCTTGAGATGAAGAGATGTCTTCCTCATCGGGGCCCAAGTCTTCAATCAGGACCTGGTCAAGGGCCTCCCTGCCCTGCGGCTCTGTGTAAAGGCTCTCTACCTGGAAAGGAGCTGAAGAAAGGGCAGGAGCAGGAGCCGGAGCTGGAACAGGGGCTTGGGAcagggccggggccggggctgGAGCAACATCTGGGGTGGGGGCTGAAGCTTGGTCAGGAGTTTGAACCGGAGCAGGAGCCAGAACAGGAACTGAGACTGAAACAAGGGCCGGGGCCGGGGTAGCTGGAGCGGGAGCAAGAACGGGGGAAGGTGTTATAGTAGGGGTAAggacaggcagaggagcaggggcAGCGGGGATATATGCCGGTTGCGATTCCAGTGGGTCGCGGCCCACAGCAAGTAAGGGGATCAGAGAGGATAATGTTTGAGCCGGGATGACGTCCGCAGGTTCAGGCACCACCGCTACCCCTGGAGCTTCAAGAACCAGCGCCGGCTCCTCTTGAGCGACAGGAACCTCGGACCTGGGCTCAGCCTTCCTtggcctccctctcttccccgtGCTGCTCTTCTCGTCGCCTCTCGGCCTTTtcctgctgctctcctccctaACAGAGTATGAATGAAATGTAATCAACCTCAACAGTGGACATTGATACAGCTCtttgtgttatgttttttttttcaaagctaATAGTGCAAAGTCCTTGACCTGGATCGGGGGAGTCAATAGTTAGAAACTCCACAGCAACCTTTGGTTTCCTCTTGCTCCATATTCAATATAAACCAGGGGAGTGATAAGCAGCCAGACTGCTGATAATGAATGTTTTCACCACTCACTGTAAAGTACAGCGTGCTATAATGCAAACCATGTTACTAAAACTACTATTTTTACTCTCCATTGCATCAGAACAATAATTTATTGTTACATTACACTGTTATAAGTCATTTAATCACTTAACAATAAAGCCATTAGATAAACTATTTGAATGTAGTGAACCAACAACGGTTATCCCAAATGTGCTTGACTGTAAATGCAGTTCACTGTCCTAACATTTGCTGGCCTCTTCTATAAATTTACCCATAAACCCACTGGTTAgtttccttctcctctgcttcGGCCTTTCTCTTCCTGAGGAGATCCCTGTCCCGTAGCCGGCGACGGATCCCACCTATAAAACAACAACCCAGAGAAACCAGACCAATAACTGCAGAAGCAAAGATACACATAATTCTGTACTCTTAAGTTCTTGAGTGGAATGCATCATTATTAACAACTACTGGTTCAGGAAAGCATTTAATGTCATGGCATGATGATTTCACAAGCTTTGCATTTACACACGCCTGGATACTGTGAGTGATTGATGGCATATAAAGACTGGTTTTATAGAAGCTGTGTCTGCCAACAAAACACTGGAGTAGGATGACAGATGAGATGTATAGCTCACACTAGGTTTTACAATACATTACCACAGATAGGCTAAATGCTCCACTTGTCTCTCATTAGTAGTAATACAGCTTAGAAGTTGATTAAAAGATTCCCATGTCTCAGCTTAGTTAAAAGACACTAGAAGTAAGAGTAAGCATACAATATCTGTAGATCTTAGCTTACAATAGATAGCAAACAGCCTGCAAATGCACAGCTAGACTCTTACTGTACTTTTCATTGGCATATTAAATTTCACGGTGTGTAAAATTAATCAAATACTTGATTTAAAATCGAGCAAGGAAAAGTCCAAAGTTACCTTGGTTGTCATCTGGGTTTTTGTATTCCAACTCTGGTTTCTCTGTTTGCAACGTTTCCTCCATTCTGAGTCCTGGTATGAATGAATTCAACTCATTGAGAGCGGGAAAGCACGGAAATGTAGATGGAATAAGTTCTGACTGTTTTCAATTCCCACCCCTAAAAGAATTATCTGGTTAACCATTACCATAGTGCTGGGAGAGTTCTTGCAGCTTTGCTCTTATCATATTTGTAAAGGCGGAGGAGTTGGCACAGTactgacagatggacagactgCATTAGGGTGCATTGACTTGTGTGTGGGTAGTGTGTGTTAGGCGATAAAATGTGTAAGTTTGTGGTAATGGGGGGAATACATATAGACTTGCTTTCTAGATTGTCACCCGAAAGTAAAGCAGAAGTCATGTATATGAACTGCTGTCCTAATTTACCTAACTGAGAAATATAacttttttcttgtgtgtgcatgtgtgtgtttgagcaggttCAAGCTGGGTTTGCTTTACTGATGTGAGCCTCAGAAAAGCAAGCAGCtgacagtaaaaataaaaggttGTGTGTGCCGCTGGTGCTTAGCAATGGGAATGATTGACTTTGACTTCATTTTGGGCAATTATTTAGTGTCCACATTGTCTATTGTGGGAGGGTTTATATGGTATAAAGTGGATAGAAACAGCTACATTTCAAATATGTATATGTTCCTTTCtgcacacaataataataatcacttCTGCATACAGTAAACACCCTAAAAAATCTTAAGTGCTTTGATTCATCCTCTaaaatttgttctttttctcatGTGCATTTTCTTTGTACATTACTATGACGGGAAGATTACTATGCAGATGCCATGAAAACAAGCATGAAATCGTGTCTTCGGCAGTAGAGTAGGGGCATACCCGTCTTATCTCGTAGATGAGGAGCTGCTCAATCTGGGGCGTGTTCTCAATCTTCTCACAGCACATTGAGGCCTGATGTCTGTGTTTGAGCCACTCACAGAGAGCAGCTGCCTAACAGAGTAAATAACACTCAACTGCCGACTGCCTCCCATACTGGTGGGGAAATGTGGACGGCCCCTGGTTAAATTCACTCACTTCTGTATTGTAGGAGCTTCTTGCAATTCCGTTTCAGTAGCCTATACTTACATATTCattgccccctccccccaacacacacacacgatttcTAAAATTATAGTATGAACACGATGAGCTTATTCTAAACTGTCTATTTCATCATGTGTAGTTGTAGTATGTATTTATCAAGTGAATTCTTAAGTTCACAAACGTAACAACCCTAGGAGCATGCCCTGCTTCTCAAATTTTGTTCTGGGTGAAATATCAATTCCTAACCTCATCTTGCGAGGGCATACAGTGCAAAGTATTATACCCTCCCTCTGTGGGACTCACTGGGATGAACTCTATTGGAGAAGGGAGACACTTACCATGCTACATGAATTCAATTTACACAGAAATTACTTATAGCATTTAAAGAgtggaaacacagacacacacagacacaaattcaAGCTACCTTGAAAAATTTAGATGATCACCAGTATTTGCAGTATCAGTGTTGAGATCCGACTGGTCAAAGggctgaacagactgaacacagtGAACTCCTCAGCTGATAATACTCCAACAGACACAAGAATGTGCCCCCTCCAAAGTATGCTCATCTTTCTAAGGCTCTGATCATAATCAGCATGAACTGTTACAGCCAAATGTAGAGAAGTTgtcacccatacacacacccctgctGTTGCACAATAAAACTCAGGAGTTTGAAGGATGTCAAAGTAGATACTACAGTGCCCTCTTCTGGTACATTCTCTCAACTACCAAAGACTGATCTCAAAACAGTTTAATGTacaataggctacattttgaACACATACAAGGTCAAAGACAGACTGTTTGAAATAGTCTGTGTTGAATAGTAAGATACCTAATCATATATTAGATCCACATTTCCTCATTTGTTTTGCCTTGCACAGCACAGGGTCCTAAGTCACTGCATATTTAACACTGAATCAAACATCAGTGCAAGGTATCTCTAGGCATCATTAAAGGTAATACCTATCCTCAAAAATTAGACCAGAATTTAGCTGACATCTCCAACATTACTTTGATATATTGCTGATTCATGGTTGCAATTCTTTTAAAAACTCATACTTGTACTTGATGGTGTTTTTGTGGTATAGGCTAGTTCAGGAGGGAGGCACAGAGGGCTACTTCTGCTTGAGGGATCTTGGGTCTAAGCAGGAAGTAATGGAGGGGCGGGAGGGGGGTACCCACCATGTGCATATACAATGCTCTCTTCACGGCAAACCAAATACACCCCCTCTGCTCTAACGatctgtctaaaaaaaaaaaaaagggggggggggggattagacGTTTATGAACTAATAAAGAGAGTACAAAACAAATGATCCATTATGGAGGGTTTATTgatcacatttcacacacaaggATTACAAATTCACTGTTCATTGGGTTACAATTAAAATTGTGCATTAGACAAAATAGGATGGGATAAGATAATCTTGCCTTCACGGGCAACAGGTAGTGTTATAGTCATATTCAAAACAGGGTTGTGTGATTTTTGATGTCTGCCTTAATTATGCCTTAACTATGAATCAATAACAATTAAAATATATCAGACATGGGCATGCTTCTAAGCTattataaactttatttagTCGGACATATCAACAAAGTTAACTATATGACCTACTTTATGAAATTCTAATCGGCTTAATGCTATTTTGTACAATTTGAATAATGTGTAAAAGTGCATAAATTGCACTCGTCAATATAATCAAATTGACTAGACAGACAGACGTCTAAAATGTTCATTCAACATAATATAGCACTTTCCTTGCAGAAATAAATTGCACCATAGCACTGTTTCGGGGCAGCGTCATGTTTTGTGACTGCAATGCCTTTTTTTTAAGGCGATGGGCGTTTCTGGACAGAGATGGCGCTATTGAGCATATATTTTGTTTCAGTCCCGTTTCCCTCCATGGTTTCTCCTCTCCCCGACTAACTTAGCGTTTGGCTCAGTTCATTATACAGTCCCATATTCTCCCTCCATTAGGGCATCTCTCTGCCTTTGGACTGAAGATCCCACCAAAACCCAAGAGAGAAAAGTTAAACTTTCATAGGGCGAGATGGACATGAAAAAGAGGATCCACTTGGAGCTAAGAAACAGGACACCGTCTGATGTGAGTCGTGCTTTTTAAAACCAACCCTTAGTTTTCtggctagccttgctagctagcttgctactTTTTTGCTTTCTGAGTGACCTGTGTGGCTAACGTAATGGTGACCACATGGGCTTTAGGTTATGTTTCTCATTTATTATTAGGGCGGAAAATACTAGCATAACAAGCTTAATCCTTTATACTGTTCTGGGTTGGGCGTGAAGGGGCAACAAGACGAGAAAAGCTATATTCAATCGTTACTTTGAAAAGGCGATTCTTCAGCTTGCTGGCATTATTGCAGTGTTTTAACCGTTTCGCAGCCTCCTTGGTCGATGGTGCACACACGATTCAGCTCGACTCCAACGTTGTGGCACAATTTGTAAACTTCTCTTTACATTGGTATAATAGGAAAATTGCTTTCCACGGCGCGTTTGGCATTCACTGAGTGGTTTATTTTATATAGACCTTGGAAGCCATGTTTGGGGCTAGCATAACTGCTAAAATGGGGCGCCTTTATTACAAATGCACTTTAAAAACTCTTCAGCGTTCATGTTAAAATTGAGATTCTATGACATGTAAACGGCTCATTCTCAGTCACGAGTGAGGTCTGAATTTCTTTAGAGTAATTTCAAATACCTTGATTCAGCTACGCCAACAAAAAATAGTCACTTGGTTCAAGTCATCCACATCTTGACCAATTAGTAAGCCACTGTAACTCTTAGCAGGGTGATATTTCCACGCATACAAAAAGGCAATGCTTCATCCAGTAATGTCGTGGTTGTTTAACGTATATGTTTAGCCTGCTTCAATCAACACAAGTTGTAAAGAGGGAGTGTGCAGTAGACTCATTCCGTGAAATATGTAGCCTACACCCCTGCACAGTACACGTTAGCCTTTCATATTCTGGCATTTATAAACGTGTAAAATATCGCATACTTATTTCTTCAAGTCTAATAACCAAGTGATTGTTTTGAGTGCAAATCATTCAGACAGCAGTCTGCTAGTATTTTTGTTCCCGCCATATTACCCCCTTCGCTACAATggtcaaagaaaacaaaatacatcGCGTAGTAAACTTAAAACGCCAAATATTACATTTCCCCCTCCCGCTACATGTCGTCAAAAGCTGAACTTAACATTGTTTGCAATTTAAGACGAATCGACTTGTTGGCCAAAGGCTTCATATAATAAGCCAGCCTGCTTGAATGACACGGAGACCCGGCGCACCGCGCTCGATGCGTGGGCAGCGAAAAACTCGACGGTCGGCGTTTCTTCACTCATGCAGGGAATAATACAAATTATTATctttgaaaattaattttaaagtGATGTCTAAATTACGACATTACTATCTGTAAATAGCATTTTCCTATCGAAGTGTTCAGAGAACTGCATACTGTATCTCAGGAATCGCCATGTTGTCATTCTGTCGTCTTTGAAGCTCTGGGAGAAAGGaactgtctccatctttgtttttACTAAATTTCCGTTCTCAATATATTTCCTTCGCCACTTCGACCTCAAAACGATGTTGTACCATGTAACAAACTGTCAATATCGGTCGTTCGCTCGACGACAAGGTATATTCCACTTCCCCCATGAAAGTTGATtttaccaaaaaataaaaaaaatctttactaAGGGTATATTCGCAATCCTTTCCGTTGCTGTTGGGTTGGCTAATGGCGGGCAGACAGACCTCTCTTGCTGCTCCTCTACTGCACGGCAGCGTTTAAAAGGGGCAATGGCTAGCCTGTAGCGAGCTAGCTAACAAAAATCATTGCATTTGTCATTAGTGACTGCATCAGCAGGCCATGGGAAGCTACAGCGTGTTCTTCCTCGTTTCAAAGAAGCAGAATAACTGTCGTGCCCGGACAAATTACATACACTACGACACAAACTCTTTCAGATGGAAACACAATAGCCTTTTCGATGTTTTACTTGAGAAATCGTGATCTTTGACGTTTGACAGTAACTTTTTGCAACGTTTTGTCCAACACTGAATTGCGCAACCAGTGTTAAATGACGGGTTGTTTGACTGAAACTAACTCCGCCTTCAAACGTGTTGTTCTAATATTTTGTAGCATCTGAAAAGTGGCTTTAATGATTTTACAGACAGTGAAGGGAAATTCTGTTGAGTAACAACCACCCCCATCAAATGCCCTGTGTTGTTGGCCAGCATGTCTTCACACTAAAGCTTAGCTTAAACTTGCATTTTCTGTTTATAGAGATAAGATTGTTGTGTAAGGACTTCAAAAAAGGAAGTTTGTAAAATGTTAATATAGTAATACTAagggtttggtttgttttagaGTACATTTTGAGTTTATGCATAGTTTCAAAGAAAGCATAAAACAGTGGAAATTAATCTTTGACGTATgtattacttttattttcttcagGTACGAGAACTTGTTCTTGACAATTGCCGATCAAATGAAGGAAAAATCGAAGGCCTCACAGCTGAGTTTGTCAACCTGGAGTTCCTCAGTTTGATAAATGTTGGCTTAATCTCAGTCTCCAACCTGCCTAAACTAGGAAAACTTAAAAAGGTAAAATGatttttcactttcatgccTCCGTGGGCTGGTTGAATTACGATGAGTGCCAACTGGAAGTGTAATATTTCCTCCTACTTTATTTCAGCTGGAGCTGAGCGACAACAGAATCAGTGGCGGCCTTGATGTTTTAGCAGAGAAACTACCCAACCTCACACATCTAAACCTGAGTGGCAACAAATTGAAAGACATCAGCACGTTGGAACCGTTGGTATGAGTTCCCAAATTTGTCAGAAGCCATTTGAAAGCAACACTTGCCACACTGCATGTCTACAAAATGTTCATACTGACTCTTAACCCGGTGCAGAAGTTGTGCTTTTGctattttatctcttttaatGCAATGGGATTATTACAATCATAAATGTTTAGAATACTTGGCTAAAGTTTTGTGGCACACACAGCTGGAAAATCCCACCCCACAGCTAGAATAGTGTAAATGCAGTTAAAATTAATTGGCTGGCTTTATTGCCCACCCCAAAAACTAACAACTACATTTGCAATTTCAGTGCAGTTGTTCATATATTGTGTTTATATCCAAACAAGCTATTCTTAAACTTCAACACACACTGGAACCGATCCTGTAAAGGGCCCAGGAGAGTCCCTCCGAATCAAAAGCCCCATacatctagaaaaaaaaaaaaaatctacaggaAGCGCTACTGAGCTAGCTGCATATTCTTGTAAATACGAGGGTGTTCGCAGTATGCACACATCTGCATAGTACCACAGCCAGAGCGGGCAAGATGCAGAACCCGTTTCTCATCACAGTGCACCTCTGCATTTTGCTCAACAGAAAAAGCTGGACAACCTGAAGAGTTTGGACCTGTTCAACTGTGAAGTGACAAACCTGAATGACTACAGGGAGAGCGTGTTCAAGCTGCTGCCCCAGCTCACCTACCTGGACGGTTATGACATGGAGGACAGGGAAGCCTCCGACTCTGATGGAGAGGTGGACGGAGATGGTGTAGATGACGAAGACGATGAAGGTAagagatttttttcaatatctcAGAGTGGACACAGGTTCCTCCATagggatttgttttttcttttttggccCAAGATATCTGGAATTATTTACTTGTGGATGCAGTGTGCCCATTTGTCCTGTTAAATAGAGTATGAGAATAGTATGTTGCTTAAACAATATGAGAATACAGTTTAAACTCAGCATGGTCACTGGCTTTACATTTACTTTGGCTTCATTTATTCTGTCGCTCTATATGAAAATGAATATCTGTGGAACTTCAGCTTCATTATGCTTCCAACCTGACAGACTGGTTTTGACTTTGTattgcagagggagaggaggaggaggatgaggacggagaggaggaggactttgacgaggaagaggacgaggatgaagatgaagaggaggtagAAGGAGAAGTGGATGACGAGGAGGACAGCGGAGAAGACGAGGTAAACGCTTGTTTGGATTGTTTGGTTCAAATGGTTTCTACCAGGTTCGGAGGCCAGAGGCATTGTTTCTGGTGATTTTTACTGATCTCATTTTGTTTACCAAGGAGGAAGACTTTGGTCAGGATGGTgaagttgatgatgatgatgaggatgaggatgaagatgaagatggtaAGTACCATCTCTTTCAGATTTAATTCAAAAATCTTTTCTTGCTTgagtgtcctggtggctcggtgGTTTAGGTGCACACCATGCACCCACAATGTCCTGTGTTCGACCCATGCTCGATCTTTTACTGCTGAGGACtcattgcacatttttttttaccttgacaTCCAACTCCAGTTTGTCTCTCCTGAAGAATTTAAAAAATTGAGTGAATTTAGCCAGGATGAACAAATTATGGGGCAGATGGATAGTGGGCACAGATTGTCTGTCTTGTATGAGCTGGTCCAGTGTGGCCCTATCAATTGCTTTAtatgtgttgtttatttttgttgttgttttttgtgtttttaatggcACAAGTCTTGACACATCTGGATGGGCTCCCTCCCATCATGTAAAATGGTCAGATAAGAACCAACaccttcaattcaattcaacctTATTTATCCCACATGGGGAAATTTTAAAAGACACAGTTAAAAGTACAAAcaatcattaaaaacaaacagaatagATATATCGCATAACAAAAAGACAGGACTGTACCAGATTAACAGTTGGGTATGTAGATATTGTGCTATTTAAGTGTAGAATGCGGGCAGAGGTCAAATGCATATAGCTGAAATAATAGTTTAAAATTGTCCAGTGTTGGAAAACTCACAATTGTTATTGCTTCTGGTACAAAGATATTTTTCCTGCTGTTTGTCCTGCACTGGGGAACCAGAAAGCACCTACCTGATGGGAGGAGGTTGAATTCATTGTGTACTATGTGTGACATGTCATCTAGTATTGCCTGGGCCTGAGACTCAAAGAAAAAATGTATGGCAATTCAATGAataacacacactgctgtggcATTCAGATTTTCTCCAAGAGCCATTGTGTTTTATCTCTGTAGATTTATATACATGGAGatacatacaaaaataaatgttaaggAAGTTGGTGTTGGTAGTAATGGGGTGGCTTagtagagagactgtcctttttagttttttaattgtattttatttgcacataacATGCAAATATAATGACAGGAAATCACACTACAGAATGTGgagtgtactgtatatgcaggaAAGCCCAAAAAGTCCAATGGGGCTTGTCAAGTGGCTCCCCTTAGTGGTCACACATTACTGATCATTGATAATACAgcgaataaaaaaataaataaaaaaagaaacataataGACATAATACAAGaacaattacaatttaaaaCATGATATGAGAACGTTAATCATTAGACAAAAGCAagtaaacaaatggaaaaaacaaacaaacatgaaacttgaaaataaatggggggaggggggtaatgTCTTATATCCTGAAACTCAGGAGATAACAGTAGGGAGAGAAAATTGGTGATCAAAGTAGACATTTTTAAGCACCCCCATCCCACCCTGAGACCCCACTACAGGACCTCCGGGCGTCCCTGGAACCTAATTGTGAGCCACTGGTTTAGTGTGTAATCCCCCATACTGCTTCATGTCCTGGTGAATGTACCAGTCAGTGCAACAAGAAATTTTGAAAAGTGTGAAATGACCCTTTAATTTCCTTTTATTTTCACTCTTTTGTTTGGATTTGTTAGAAGTCTTTGGGTCTTTTCCACGCTTCTCCCCCTCACACAGACATGAcacccttctcctccttttcccctgcAGAAGCAGAAGCTGGCAAAGGCGAGAAGAGAAAGCGAGATCCGGAGGATGAAGACGACGACGAGGACGACGAAGACGACGATTAAGAGCAAAACTGAAAACGAGAGCCTACCGAGTTACCaaccccttccctccctccctccctccccccagccCCACAAAAACCTGAACACCCACCCTCCTTCAACTCACACCGCCCTTTCTACTCCACGTCTCCCCCCCAGCTCTGAGCTCTTTTACGGGGCAAGACTGTACCGGACGGGTGGGCCGAGTGGAGCTGCCCCCCCTTCCCCCATGGAACCGAGAGCCACCCCCACGCCCCCCGAACCTCACCCAGCCCACCGCCCCAAGGTTCTCAGGCAGCCCACCACTCAGCATTCCACAATTTCACTGTCGATCCCTCTTTATGTATTCCCGCGTGAGGACTTTGGGACTGGTATCTAGTTTTGGGTCTGTGCTTTTAATATTTTGTTGGatgaattattttttgttgttgggtttattatttctcttatttttttgtctttgttttattttttttttctgttccttaTTTTTCCCAATAAAATTATTGCTATAGCAACTGTGCAACCAGTGAGCCATGATTTTTAGTGTGGCCGCCTGTTGCACAAATCAAGGTTGTAGCTACATTTTTACTTTCtgtatgacaaaaaaacaactttgtaaataaaatgttaacattttgtgcttttctctcttcctgctgtGCTTTTCTGGTGTCCCAGTATCAATAGAAAGGAATGAAGCGGTGGCCATATTGGCCAAATTACTCACCCACCCGTGCCAGTATGCACTCTACATGCTCTCCCCACTAATGGTGACTAGACAACAGTTCATAACAAAGGCTTTAAATTCTAGAATTGTAGTTTCCCCCAGTGAAAG from the Centroberyx gerrardi isolate f3 chromosome 3, fCenGer3.hap1.cur.20231027, whole genome shotgun sequence genome contains:
- the hemgn gene encoding hemogen isoform X2, with protein sequence MEETLQTEKPELEYKNPDDNQGGIRRRLRDRDLLRKRKAEAEEKETNQEESSRKRPRGDEKSSTGKRGRPRKAEPRSEVPVAQEEPALVLEAPGVAVVPEPADVIPAQTLSSLIPLLAVGRDPLESQPAYIPAAPAPLPVLTPTITPSPVLAPAPATPAPALVSVSVPVLAPAPVQTPDQASAPTPDVAPAPAPALSQAPVPAPAPAPALSSAPFQVESLYTEPQGREALDQVLIEDLGPDEEDISSSQDKRADQDLTEELSLNMPEQNKIVSIPTFDPPPPPQEYLPGNKF
- the hemgn gene encoding hemogen isoform X1, which codes for MEETLQTEKPELEYKNPDDNQGGIRRRLRDRDLLRKRKAEAEEKETNQWVYGEESSRKRPRGDEKSSTGKRGRPRKAEPRSEVPVAQEEPALVLEAPGVAVVPEPADVIPAQTLSSLIPLLAVGRDPLESQPAYIPAAPAPLPVLTPTITPSPVLAPAPATPAPALVSVSVPVLAPAPVQTPDQASAPTPDVAPAPAPALSQAPVPAPAPAPALSSAPFQVESLYTEPQGREALDQVLIEDLGPDEEDISSSQDKRADQDLTEELSLNMPEQNKIVSIPTFDPPPPPQEYLPGNKF
- the anp32b gene encoding acidic leucine-rich nuclear phosphoprotein 32 family member B — encoded protein: MDMKKRIHLELRNRTPSDVRELVLDNCRSNEGKIEGLTAEFVNLEFLSLINVGLISVSNLPKLGKLKKLELSDNRISGGLDVLAEKLPNLTHLNLSGNKLKDISTLEPLKKLDNLKSLDLFNCEVTNLNDYRESVFKLLPQLTYLDGYDMEDREASDSDGEVDGDGVDDEDDEEGEEEEDEDGEEEDFDEEEDEDEDEEEVEGEVDDEEDSGEDEEEDFGQDGEVDDDDEDEDEDEDEAEAGKGEKRKRDPEDEDDDEDDEDDD